The Elaeis guineensis isolate ETL-2024a chromosome 3, EG11, whole genome shotgun sequence region CATACATATGATAACACAAGATCATCATGAACATTTACACAAACTCCCCTCTAATTCCacatgaaagagagagagagatagagtgaTTCAACTATACAAACATAAAAATATTAAACAGAAATAGAAACATAGAACATAGAAATCCATCAAACCATACAAACATTAAATCCATCACACCATGTCCATAGAAATTAGAAATAGGTTGGGACGTATGTCCGCCCGTAATATTTGTTTTCAGAAGCAACCACCCAGATGCAAGCTTCCTCTCATGGTCGGCGGCACGCCGTGATCGGTGCAAAGCAGTTTGAGCTTCCACTCCGGCATGGCCTCGCTGTCGGCCCTGCCGCCACCGCCGCCGCGGGGCCGGTGCGACGGCACCTGGAACGAgctggccctctccttccccttcTGCGGCACCCCGCTTCCCCCCATGGGCCCAGCGTTCGCCACCCCTTGGGCCATCGACGCCATCCCACTCCCACTCATCTCTCTCTAATGTTATTCTCTTTCTCCTGTCTCGGTTCGGTGGTCTCAGAGCTCTAAACAAGGGAGTTGATATGGAGAAGGTCAGGGGTGGGGATCGTAGATAAGATTAGAAGGGGTTgaggctggagagagagagagagaggtgtaccAAAGGTCCAGCCTTCACTGTTGTGCATTAATTACGGTTGGGATAATGATTTATTGGCTTCCTTTCGAAAGATTCCGGAGTCCGCATGCCCACGGTACTGCGGGAGATATGGAGGCCGAGGCGGTGGGTGATGAGTCGACGCAACGTGGACGAGAGAGATGAGCCCGAAAGCAAGGCGAGGCCAGCAATTGCAAACATAGTTTTAATCAATCACGGTCACAAGAAAGTGATGGGCTCGTGGATGAggtgtaagttttttttttttttttttttttttaaatatcaatttGACTCTTATATATCTTTAATTGTCAGCACGGGCATTTTGGATTATTTATGGGTTTTTCTTTTGAGAATTTCCACCCTCAAAGTGGAACCCACACCAATCACATCCTCTCAATGGCATACCGTGCTGTGCATCCCAAAATGACCATCCTAATTATGAATAATACATCACGCGAGCCACGATCCTCTACACTGACATACAGTATGTATATGATCGCCATTGaacaatatataatatatatggcATGGTATGTGCTCGTAGAATATTTTGTTCAATATCCATCGAATTTTGATCATGACTATCCATACTTCTGTAGCATTCTATGATGCCACTCGTACACCATTAGAAAATTTGCACTCAATTCTGAGTTAACAAGAACATGGCCCTGTAGTGAAGCAGCGAAAAGCCAACACGCTTTAAACCATACACAAAGTGAATTCTAGTGGTAGGAAGCATCCATCATTTCAAGAACATGAACTCATGATATACTCAACCTTTGCAAGGTTTAAAAGGGAAATATGCTAGTCAAAATATCTAggcttttaataatttttttataaaaaaaatcagcgCAGGAGTTATATCTGTCCACGGTACCTCTTAAGTGTATATCTCATATCAATATGGagtatttttgtaataatttccTAACCAAATCTAATTGAAGTCTAGTTGAGTTCCACCATTCCGATCCATATAAACTTTTATTTGAGTATAAAATTTACAAGTCACCTCGGGTAAGAATAAGGCCTTAAATGCCAACTAACCACTTAGAGGAGATAACTTTCTTAACGAATAACTTAAAAACCCTAAAAAGAACCATAAAATTGCAGTGCACTCCGGGCCACGTTCTCATTTTCTCATCTGTAGTGCACTTTTTGGAGGATTCATTATGGATATCCAAAGCATTGCTATTAGACGTTTCAACAAATTTAGGTGCCGTATTCATGATTGCGTTAGAAATCACGTGCATGATGGCCCTAACCAAAGATTATGATTAAATATGACTTTGATTCAATATAAAAGGGAATCTAGGCTTCTCAATGACCTTGCCCTTCTTCTCAGCAACTTCATGAAGACTAGAAATTTTGAGGATTTATAATGACTAGCTGAATTGATAATCCAGTTATCCTCTTTTTCCTTTGCATATAACACCTAATCTGAAGTTTTTTTGAAGCACCAATCATGCAGCTTCTCATGGGACAGGTTAATGATGCAACAATGCAACCTATAAAGGATTTGGGAAGCTTATTTAACATTATACACATGTAACGGATATTTTAATAATGGCTATTGTACTTATCACATAACCATCTTTGTTTGACATTTTTATTATCCATCTATAAAGCAATAATCAATACGTAATCCCAcccagaaaaaagaaaggaaaaatgaCCTGGTCACGTAAAGTCATTTTGCTTCAATCGTTGTCCATTATTTCCCTTGACTTGGCTAATAGTGGGTGCTGTAAGAGGTGTTAGATTAGTTGGTGAAGATCTAGTCAAAAGTTGGAGTATTCAAATAACTCATGTTATTTCTATAATAACAACACATACGACTTCAAAAGAAGGGTCAACTACTATTGGAGAGTTGGGGCTGCCGAAACCGTGCCAGGATGtaagattttgaaaaatgaaTTTAGTAGAGTAGTTGTCTGCACTCTTCAGTTGCCTGACAGCATTCTGTGTCCCTCAAACTGATGTTATCAGTGGAAAAACATACATGATCCCAGATTTGAGCTTCCTATGACTACTTGCTTCGTCTAAGCAACTACGTCGAGACTAAAAAATCTTACTTTTAGAATGCACCACCACAAAAATAATTtgcttctaaaaaattttaaaattttatcaaatagagAAAAGAAACAAGAACATTGGAGGTTAACCCTTGCCACTTTCTTCTCTCACAAATTAATCCAGGATGATACCAGCTCGAGATGCTTTGAACTGAGATCAGCCCAGATTGCAATGAAAAATGATATATTTTCCCACTAACATatatcaaatcaattataatgggTTTTTAATTTCTAGCAAAATTGCCCAAAATAGTCTGGCAAAATCTCCCAAAACATCGGAGCTTTAACAGTaagtaaaaaggaaaaaaacaacaaaaacaacgTCAATCAGCCGGTTAGGATGGCAACTGGACCAACTTTTCATGATACAAGTTGCATGAGCTACATGATCCGAAAAAAATAACACTAACATGATGGCTCTTCAGTGGTGAAATCATGGGTCCACTAGCTTAATAACATATGTTAAGCATAGAACTTCTCTTTATTGACTGGCTTGGTCAAATCTGCGAGCTTCTGCAGCAAAATAACTGTCAATATACATGCCTCCTATTCAGCATCTGCCGGATGACTAGTCTTTGTAACAGGAGTTGCGTTCATTCAGTAAAGTTTCCCTATCAGGGATAGATTTTGTTGCATGATGCAGAACACACACCACTTCATGAATAGATATCATGTATATGGTCTTGTTTGTAATATTTCTTCCCAAGGAGACTAAACATTTATACTCATGCACTTCTAAACGTTCATATTTTAAAGAATATCTTCAGGAACTTCCATAGAACTGGAAAAAGAAACACTGTTATCAGCTCACACAATAGATGAAGGAACGAAATCGATATTGCACATGCAACGACTCCCTTGATTAATGTGTGTACCAGATCAGGGCTGACCTTTGTGAGACAAGTGATCCAAAGCATAAAGTATTACAACAATCAGCAATTCTATTAAATAGTTATCTTGCTCTTTTCTCATATTTGTAGCAACATATTCCATCAGCATTTCACATACCTTAGATTTTCCAGCAGCATAATTTGTTTGGTTAATTATAGCCCTACTTTGGGCTTTGGATATTTCTGTAGGATTGAACTGAAAATCCGGTAGGATTCATGAATTAAGCCGTCCATTTAAACATGGCTCTATATCAACCAAGTACCACCAAACCCAGATCttgtgggaagaagaaaaagatctttATAGGTCCATTTTTTCCTACAGCCCAAAGACCAGAACTTGGGATGGGTTGGGACAAGCTCTTACAAAATGCAAGCGAGATGGGCCACAGGCCTGATTCCTATAGGACTTTCAGCCCAATCCTGTAGCAATATCCAAATAggcccttatatatatatatattggcgtGACTGCTTCTATAGTATTATATCCCAGATTGTTAGAGAAAAACAAATCAGAAACCTGCAAACAAGGTTTGCTATCAGGGATAAAGCATCAAAATTAAGGCTGAAGTGATACATTATAAAAGAGACTTATATATGACATATTTAACATCATTTGTCCAAAATTAAGCATGAGTTATTTTGTGCAGGATACCATCACAAACCAAATATATGGTCATTTGAGCCGAAAATGGCATTGCTGAACTGCCTAGTATTCAAGTCCCCCCCATCCAAGGCAGAACTAAATCGGTCCAGCCACTGGGTTGGATTTGGGTTTTCAGTCTCTTCCACCCAATCTGAGGTCATGTCTATTTCATCAAGAACAATAGGATCCACATCTGCTGGCTTTCCCCTTGAGCGAAGCTTgagattgtagtgaacatatagAAGATCACTCATTGTCTCCTTATCCAGCCTATTATTTCTTTCTGAGTGAATCTGCTGAACTGTGCTCCAGTTTCTCTCAAAGGTAGACGTACTGCAAACTTGACTAAGTATTCTAACAGCAACACGTTGAAGACCAGGTGCTGAATCACCATACTGTTCCCACCACATACCTACATGCGTAAACATCAGCAAAATTGATACCATAAgagttacacacacacacatatatataagaATTAAGACCAAAAAACACATACCAGGAAAGGTGGTAGTGCGTGCCTCTCTAGCTAGATTGGAACCAAACATCCCTTGTGCCTTTCTAAACACAAATATTTGACCTGTGATATCATGTCTCAGTTCTGGAGTTGGCAGCAGTTTGTCCAGAACAGCAATGAACTCCTCTTTGATGATTCCAAGAAATTTAACTTCTGGATTATACTGAATGCTAGGATTCAGATAGGCCGCTGCTGCATGGAGGGGTGAATGAAGCTGATTGTGCCACCTTCTATCAACTATGTCTAGAAATGTCTTGCATTTACCTTCATCCATTATGTAGTAAGTCCTTATAGAGTCCTTTGCCTTGGTCATAGATTCATATATAGAACCAATTGCTGGTTTCCCTCCTGAGACATCCCTCAGAACCTTCAACAGAGGTTCAGAAACAGCTGCAATTTCTTCAACTGCTCTCCAAAGTTCATTGTCATCGAGGATGTCCATGCAAGCCATACTATGAGGCCTATTTGCATAAGGAGAAGATGAATATTCCGGAGAGTTGAACATATGTTTCAACCTTGATTTGTGTTTCAATATTGACTGTAAAGTAAGAAAGATTGACGTAGACTTCGTAATACCAGTGCGAACGATCTCCTGACCACCAGTGAATTTTCTAACTAAATCACGCAGCCAAGTATGGTTATATATAAATCTTGTGATAGATTGTGCTTGTAAGATACATCTATTCACCCAATCTATCTTGGAAAAGTCTTCTAAGATCAAATTCAGACAATGAGAAGCACAAGGAGACCAGAAGATAGTACTGTAGTTCTGCATGATGTGATTTCCCACATTTGCATAATTCAAGGCATTGTCCGTGATTACTTGAACAACATTTTCTGGGCCAAAATCTTGAATAATTGAATCAAACAAATCGCAGAGGCATTTGGTATTCTTGAAGTATGTAGATGCATCAACAGATTTGTGAAAAAAGGTTCCCAGGGGAGATGATGCAAAGAAATTTATTAAGGCTCTCGATTTGTTATCTGTCCATGTCTCAGCTATGATCGTACAACCTGTTGTTGCCCAGTCTTTTTCTATGTCTTTTATTTGCAAAGTGATTTCAGATTTGAGCTTTTGCAACCATGTTGTCCTCAGGGCTTCTGCTGATGGCCCTTTGAATCCTGGGCCACCAACTGCCTCCAGCATAAGCAGATAGGACGAAGAGTTTGCAACACTGAAATCCaatttgttttcaaaaaaaaattcagcaacacATCTCTCTACttccaaagaaggctgaggcCTGACGGTTGTACATCCAGTAAGAAGTTTCACTACTGGAGGAGGCGTCTCAACAGGGGGCATAGGCACTTTTGGACTAGAAACTATTCTAGGAGATTTAGCTTCAGCAAGTCGTTGTTTTTTAGCATTGGCagcttccttctcctcctctttcATCGCAATAATAGCTTTCACCCTCTCAGTAACTTCATCTCTTACTTTGCTACATGGTTGGACCCCTTTGCTTGGCAGCCGAGACAAATGAAATTTCAATCTACTTATGCCCCCATTCAAGACTCTGAGGCAAAATTTGCATCTAACCTTGTTTCCCTCCATCTTATCACAGTATTCCCAACAAACATCTTTCTCCCGTACCACTGGAGTAACAAATACAGAATAAGCAGCTTtgcagtttgaaaaaaaaaaaaaaaagcctaatgCAAAAACTTTTAAAAAAACTTTGAAATGCATTTCATGGCTCTAtgttatcaaaaaattaaagtGCATATATTCAATTTACAACATGTTTTCCTGTAGGCAGGTGCCAAATGGTTGAGTAGGTAATGAGAGACCTTAGTTCAATTCTCACCCTCGAAACATTATAGCCCTCCTACTTTCTcaattattttctttaaaaaatgagAAGCTTTTATTTAGTAAAGTACTTCATATTCAAAAGATATCCTATATTCCACACAAATTTACATGACTAAGGGCAACAGacttaattgaaaaaacttactgATGATGAAGGAACTGTCTCCAATAAGTTACCTGCAGAAATATTGGAAAAGATAACTGTAAGCAAAAACTTCAGCCAGCAAAGTAAATAAAGCAGAACCATGTTTGATGTGCAAAGATTGAATTCAGGAGACAGGAGATCTCTGTTATAAGTAGTTATGGCCATGAATCTTTGCAACATGATTACAGATACTCTGATGATTTACAATATCAGTATGCTAGGTTACAATTTTTAACATGGAACGGAAGTGCCCGCAAGAGTTCTCTGCTAACAGCTCAAATAAACTAGGGATACATCAAATACAGAGAATATTTTTAGCTCTAATAAGAACAAAACAGAGGGATTCCGGACAAAAATGTTGTCAAAAGAAGCCCAAAATCTGAAGAATGTGGGCAAAACCAAAAGCCTAAATAAAAGGGCAGGAATGCCACTGATAAAAGCAAAAGGAAATATACACGCattcacacatatacatacatacacacatacatgtaTCTTGGGTACACATACACAAAATATATACATGTACACATGTACGTATCTTGGGTATTTGTGTTCGCTACTCAGTGCATCAACTTGATAAGCTGGCAACTGGTTTCATCTTAAAACTTTCAGATCATGAACTTGTGGTTATTTTAATCAGAAACCATTCGCATtctagcaaaaaagaaaaaagagaaaaaaaaaacacacacacatcAATACTTTAGCTGTCTAGGTCAAAAACTTTTATAATGCTAAATGACAAAACACATTCTCATTGCTTTCATAGTCTTCCCTCCTCTCTTCAGACCAATCAACATGAACCTAAAATTCCTCTTATATCGTCTTCTCTGGCATGTTCTGCAATAATTCACTTCTTCCGCAAATCCAAAGCTTCCAAAAACGAATTTATAGGTCCAATTTTCCAGTCTTACAGCACAAGGAGCTCAATATCTCCATCACTACTATCTAAGATAATGCTTTGATGTCCAACATTTCCAATCTGTATGACAAAGCTAGTGTTATGTCTTATAAAAGTTTCTGAAGTTTCAATTGCATACAAGAGTCATAGAACACTCTAGAGCCACTTCTCTCTTCATGCACATTGCTTGAAACCCATTTGAGTGATCAACATTTGCCTTCACATACCCtgataaaagaaatcaagatagcaattatattttttttagttcaaTATTCCCTTCCATAACTGCTCAACTCCACACATACTCCCaacaaagttgcacaccatatatattttCTGATTCAACATTTCTTTTTACAATAAGAACCATCCAGATTTTTCTACTAGTATTCCAATCTGATGATCACCACTTCCATGATTAATTGACTACAAAATATCATCTAAGAAATGAAGAGATGGAACAAACCAGGATCATGCCATTGACATTAACCAACTGGCCACCTAGATTGGCACCATTGTGAAATTACATTTTGTAGAACGAATTGTACTCAATGGCTAAGCATGATGGATCTAAAAAGTCATGATTTAATATCCCAAAATCATGAATTTTAATATATGTTGTTTTGAACTAGACTTGATCTAACAGACCTAAAACTAAGCCTTGCCAAGCAACAACCAAGCTCAACCGGAGTGAACTAATAACTGCTAGGTGCCCATTGTTCTCTTCAACAAAATAGGAGAAAAAAGGTACAATAGATTGAAGGAATGATTGAAGGTACAATAGATTGAACTAATAACTGCTAGGTGTTGCATCAAGCAATGATTGAAGGAATTATTCTGTGTGTCTGGATACTGACAAGGGATCAAAAATGGAAGCAGGAACCTCATGCAGTGCACCTTTTGCACTGCCGCGGTCTATACATACCTGAATCACTACATGGTGCTCATCTCAGAAATAGAAGGCTCTTGCACATTCTCCCTGTCCAGCATATTTAGCAACCATCCACTTGTTTCCCATCCCCATGCGATGGCCTCAGTTTCCCAAATGAGTGAGAGCCTTCCATTTTTTGAGATAGATGGCATGGCAAAGATCTGTGCATGCACTACTTATTGCGGTGCAAAAGTTGAACCACAAAGTATCCTAAGTCATCAAAAATATAGTTTAGATGTTACTTCAGAATAGgcggatgaaaaatatttttcatgaaattggACATGTTTGCCCTTctaatatgtattattttgtaatacaataatatattatataatataacaatatgataataatattatactatgatattatattacatattataatatcatattatgatattacaTAGTATTATGCTACATGATaagattataataatatttaatattataataaatattattaatattgtgGGAGGTATAAATTGGTCATTTTCTTGAATaatggagataagagagggcatttAAACAAAGTCATTCCAGGTTTAAACTTGTACATGGAGGCCCTAAGTATAAATTACACAGATTTATCTACCCAACAAACTTGCTGCGTTTGCCACTAAAACCCAATGACAAACAGGGATAAACCCCCTATATTCTCAATCTAAACATAGCCTAAATTTTTAAACAGCGTAAATATAAGCATTCAGCATGTCTTTCCTCCCCAAAGACCATGAAGTACGTTGACATCGAGCTCTTAGACATGGTTAGCATATGTTGAAATTATCCACAACTCAGTGCTATACGTTGAGTTGCTCTATTCTTTCTCAGCATTAAGAAAATGACGTTAATAGTCGACCAAAACATTAACCAGTATCAGCTGTCCAAAATCTTTATCACTTATCTAATTCCTACTATTATTAGTACGACtctatatgaatccatattttcctATAAATCATGCCTGGTCTTCAAATTCAACTTTTGAAGAAAATTCATTTATCAAGCAATCCGCTTATCACAATTTCAGATTTCACTAAAATCTCTTAAAAAAGCAAAAAAGACTATAACATCACAGAGTGAGACATTGTCTTCAAATTGTCTTCAACAACTGATGCGTGCAAGCTAAAATATGTCCATTGTCATGACCACAATACCATCATCATACTTCAATTCACTGCTTAATCAATATAACCTACCTACGAGGAACAATATTAGAAACTGTGGCATtttaccccttttttttttctattaacaTAAAAAAGTAAAA contains the following coding sequences:
- the LOC105040746 gene encoding uncharacterized protein, whose protein sequence is MVREKDVCWEYCDKMEGNKVRCKFCLRVLNGGISRLKFHLSRLPSKGVQPCSKVRDEVTERVKAIIAMKEEEKEAANAKKQRLAEAKSPRIVSSPKVPMPPVETPPPVVKLLTGCTTVRPQPSLEVERCVAEFFFENKLDFSVANSSSYLLMLEAVGGPGFKGPSAEALRTTWLQKLKSEITLQIKDIEKDWATTGCTIIAETWTDNKSRALINFFASSPLGTFFHKSVDASTYFKNTKCLCDLFDSIIQDFGPENVVQVITDNALNYANVGNHIMQNYSTIFWSPCASHCLNLILEDFSKIDWVNRCILQAQSITRFIYNHTWLRDLVRKFTGGQEIVRTGITKSTSIFLTLQSILKHKSRLKHMFNSPEYSSSPYANRPHSMACMDILDDNELWRAVEEIAAVSEPLLKVLRDVSGGKPAIGSIYESMTKAKDSIRTYYIMDEGKCKTFLDIVDRRWHNQLHSPLHAAAAYLNPSIQYNPEVKFLGIIKEEFIAVLDKLLPTPELRHDITGQIFVFRKAQGMFGSNLAREARTTTFPGMWWEQYGDSAPGLQRVAVRILSQVCSTSTFERNWSTVQQIHSERNNRLDKETMSDLLYVHYNLKLRSRGKPADVDPIVLDEIDMTSDWVEETENPNPTQWLDRFSSALDGGDLNTRQFSNAIFGSNDHIFGL